One genomic window of Diachasmimorpha longicaudata isolate KC_UGA_2023 unplaced genomic scaffold, iyDiaLong2 ctg00000055.1, whole genome shotgun sequence includes the following:
- the LOC135171597 gene encoding uncharacterized protein LOC135171597, translated as MQVSTEEKKLWINMLEKDLDLFNQVNCIDKKKDLKKIQAREKRLKLAEKKKADFIAREKRRELAKEKQRQFRARESEKNRSKDNTSKDIIPEPMMELDSSIEIIPSTPSVINLILEREGEDAQHGSLNFATSTPKKPRKSIEEIEAVLVALGANLEQRNREDDYGGRWAPTQRQKELDQIAMQLDQSGNDDDDEGLALQSLDFTPLSPSNRSG; from the exons atgcaagtgagtacagaagaaaaaaagttatggattaatatgttagaaaaagatcttgatttattcaatcaagtgaactgcattgataagaaaaaggatctgaaaaaaatacaggctcgcgaaaaacgtttaaaactcgcggaaaaaaagaaggccgactttatcgctcgcgaaaaacgtcgcgaactagctaaggaaaaacaaagacaatttagagctcgcgaatcagaaaaaaatcgatccaaggacaacacatcgaaggatatcatccctgagcccatgatggaattggattcatcgatcgagatcattcccagcacCCCATCAGTGatcaatttaatcctggaacgcgagggtgaagatgctcagcatggatcattgaatttcgcgaCCTCAACCCCGaaaa aaccgcgaaaatctatcgaggaaatcgaggccgttctagtcgcgttgggcgcgaatctagaacaaaggaatcgcgaggacGATTACGGAGGGCGATGGGCTCCAACGCAGCGccaaaaagagcttgatcaaattgcgatgcaattggatcaaagcgggaatgatgatgatgatgaaggattggccctccagagtcttgattttaccccgttatcacccagtaaccgttcgggttaa